From Spartobacteria bacterium, a single genomic window includes:
- a CDS encoding Hsp70 family protein produces MKKYAIGIDLGTTNSVVAFRNMDDAEAGVELLPIPQITAPGTVESKNELPSFLYIPLENEKTEGTYSLPWDTDPAYVVGTWARKQSADNPIRTVAAAKSWLCYNKADRKDAILPWNAPEDIAKISPLDATRIYLSHMVDAWNDAHNDEAFADQQVVLTVPASFDVSARELTHEAALAAGFPTDFVLLEEPQAAVYAWLADVGDDWRKNLDEGDSLLVCDVGGGTTDFTLVQIASEEGDLQLQRVAVGDHILVGGDNMDLTLAHYAREAFAEKGTEVDAWQSVALWHSCRSAKESLLTEGGDTTFPVTVLGRGSKLIGGSISVDLNRDEITQLLIDGFAPECTLSDRPARRMASGFRELGLPFESDAAITRHLASFLSSHGAGGQPAKPTHVLFNGGVLKSNALRDKVLSVLQSWYSDSQIQQITSNKDLDYAVARGAAFYGFTKQSGGIRIRGGTAHAYYIGIETAGLAIPGAPRPLKALCVVPCGMEEGTACQVPGGDIGLVVGEPVKFRFFSSNTRKEDVAGALLPRWNSNELEESDSMEATLPKSEKVDDEFVPVTFESRITELGMFELWCVSTVSDDKWKLEFSVREDA; encoded by the coding sequence ATGAAAAAATACGCGATTGGTATCGACTTAGGTACAACAAACAGTGTGGTTGCATTTCGCAATATGGATGATGCCGAGGCCGGTGTCGAGTTATTGCCCATCCCTCAAATCACGGCACCCGGAACCGTGGAATCGAAGAATGAACTACCCTCGTTCCTCTATATTCCGCTAGAAAATGAAAAAACAGAAGGAACGTATTCCCTTCCGTGGGACACCGATCCTGCTTATGTCGTAGGAACATGGGCACGCAAACAGTCGGCAGATAATCCGATTCGTACCGTGGCCGCAGCTAAATCCTGGTTATGCTACAATAAGGCAGATCGTAAGGATGCGATTCTGCCGTGGAATGCTCCGGAGGATATTGCGAAGATTTCTCCGCTGGATGCGACCCGTATCTATCTGTCACATATGGTGGATGCTTGGAATGATGCCCATAATGATGAGGCCTTTGCTGATCAGCAGGTAGTGTTGACGGTTCCTGCGTCCTTCGATGTCAGTGCCCGTGAACTCACCCATGAAGCAGCCCTCGCTGCAGGATTTCCGACGGATTTTGTCCTGTTGGAAGAACCGCAGGCCGCCGTTTATGCCTGGCTGGCCGATGTCGGTGACGACTGGCGTAAAAATCTCGATGAGGGCGATTCGCTGCTTGTTTGCGATGTGGGTGGCGGAACTACTGATTTTACCCTTGTTCAGATTGCCAGCGAAGAAGGTGATTTACAGTTACAGCGCGTCGCTGTGGGGGATCATATTCTCGTAGGCGGAGATAACATGGACTTGACGCTGGCGCATTATGCCCGCGAAGCCTTTGCCGAGAAAGGAACAGAAGTTGATGCTTGGCAGTCTGTTGCTCTGTGGCATTCCTGTCGCAGTGCTAAGGAAAGCCTGTTGACTGAAGGTGGCGACACGACGTTTCCTGTGACAGTTCTCGGACGTGGCAGCAAACTGATTGGCGGTAGTATTTCTGTTGATTTAAACCGCGATGAAATAACACAGTTATTGATTGATGGATTTGCCCCCGAATGTACTCTTTCGGATAGACCGGCGCGTAGGATGGCTTCGGGCTTTCGCGAACTGGGACTGCCATTCGAATCAGATGCCGCCATAACACGGCACTTAGCATCTTTTTTATCCAGTCATGGAGCAGGTGGACAGCCGGCCAAGCCGACCCATGTGTTGTTCAATGGTGGCGTTTTGAAATCCAATGCCTTGCGTGATAAGGTGTTGTCTGTTCTGCAGTCTTGGTACAGCGATAGTCAGATTCAGCAGATCACCAGTAACAAAGACCTCGATTACGCGGTAGCTCGCGGAGCGGCCTTTTACGGATTTACCAAACAAAGTGGAGGAATTCGCATTCGTGGCGGAACAGCCCATGCCTATTATATTGGCATCGAAACAGCAGGATTGGCCATTCCCGGAGCCCCGCGTCCACTAAAAGCGTTGTGCGTTGTACCGTGTGGCATGGAAGAAGGTACGGCGTGTCAGGTTCCCGGTGGCGACATTGGCCTAGTTGTTGGAGAGCCCGTGAAGTTCCGGTTTTTCAGCTCCAACACACGCAAAGAAGATGTTGCGGGCGCGCTCCTGCCCCGCTGGAATTCTAACGAGTTGGAAGAATCTGATTCGATGGAGGCCACGCTCCCCAAATCGGAAAAAGTGGATGATGAATTCGTTCCCGTCACATTCGAATCGCGCATCACTGAACTGGGAATGTTCGAACTCTGGTGCGTCAGCACTGTTTCTGACGATAAATGGAAGCTGGAATTTAGTGTCCGCGAAGATGCGTAG
- a CDS encoding DUF2760 domain-containing protein — MSLGLAFKAMFKVLGNAAFAQQVQELMKKESEPAVEVLPEKEPVHRSDALTVLSAMQREGRFIDFMMESLDEYNDAQIGAAVRDVHRGCAATLKRFFDFQPQSDKAEGASIEVPAGFDPAAYHLTGNVTGEPPYKGKVCHHGWKAARCELPQWTGREDSIFVAAPVEVEV, encoded by the coding sequence ATGAGTTTAGGTTTAGCTTTTAAAGCGATGTTCAAGGTGCTGGGCAATGCCGCGTTCGCGCAGCAGGTGCAGGAACTGATGAAAAAAGAATCGGAGCCGGCAGTGGAAGTTCTTCCGGAAAAAGAGCCTGTTCATCGCAGTGATGCATTAACGGTGTTGTCAGCAATGCAACGTGAAGGGCGTTTCATCGACTTTATGATGGAGTCGCTCGACGAGTATAATGATGCCCAGATTGGTGCCGCTGTGCGTGATGTGCATCGTGGCTGTGCCGCCACACTAAAACGATTCTTTGATTTTCAGCCGCAATCGGACAAGGCCGAGGGGGCTTCTATCGAAGTGCCTGCCGGGTTTGATCCTGCTGCCTATCATCTCACTGGCAATGTTACCGGTGAGCCGCCCTATAAAGGGAAAGTGTGTCATCACGGTTGGAAAGCCGCCCGGTGTGAATTACCTCAGTGGACTGGTCGCGAAGATTCTATCTTTGTCGCGGCTCCTGTGGAAGTGGAAGTCTAA